GAATATTTCGCATCATGATATTTACGAAGCATTCTCAGAGCTGGGTCGTAATGATGTAGTGTTAGGGCCAGCCCCTGATGGGGGGTTTTGGCTTATAGGCGAGGCCCGCCGCCGACTATTACCCCCTATTTTTCGAAATGTTCGGTGGTCAAGCCAATACACTCTTAAGGATACGTTGGATAATCTCGACTACCGTCACGCATATTCGTTCATTAGAGAATTATTGGATGTAGATGACGGTAAAAGTTACGATACTTGGCGTAAAATGAATAAATAATACAATTTATGACTTAAAAATTCTATCATTATTGGCTCGGTAGAAGGCAACGTATTCGATGATTATATTGAAGCAAATACTAATGTTCTTTCAATCGAGGCATCAGCTCGACAAAGTTACATGGGCTGTGCCGGCTATCTAATTGATACATTAAAATCTCGTCCCAGCCATCGCGACATGCGTTGGGTGAACCAGGTAAGGAGAAAATATAGGTGCCGTTGGCGACCCCAGCGCAGGCTCGGCTTTGTATCGTTGACGTAGCAATTTTTTGATAGCTTATCCAGCGGAATAATTCGCCGAAACCTGGGATTTCTTTATCCCAAATCCGCCCTACGGCCTCTGGCGTTACATCCCGTCCGGTTATCCCCGTGCCGCCAGTAGTGATGATGACGTCTACATCCGTTTCATTAATCCATAAAGCTAGTTTGGTAACGATTTTTTCTACATCATCTTCTACAATATCACGGAACAGTAGGTTATGACCGGCTTCAGTTATGCGTTGTTCAAGCAAATCGCCGGATCGATCATCTTTTTTCTTACGGGTGTCCGAGACGGTAAGTATCGCAATATTGACTGAGGTGATCGAATTTTTATTGTTCATGTCTCGTGTTTTCCTTGGCGTTTTTATCAAGCGCAATGTAAGTGGGCCATTTTCCTGAAGCAAGAGCGTTCAGCGAAGGTGCTTTTTGTTTAAGGTGCTCACGGTAAATCCAATAATTTGCTAACACGCGCTCCACAAAGGTGCGCGTCTCACGGGCTGGAATGCTTTCTATGAATAAAAGGGGGTCAGACTGGTAATCTATTTCTTTTTGCCAGTGAGAAAGATTACCTGGCCCACTGTTATATGCAGCAATCAAGTAAAAAAGGTTTTTGCCGATAAAATCATTCCTAATAAGGCGGCGCAGATATTTTTGACCTAACGTTATATTTAGCACTGGATCAGACAAAGATGAGCGTCGGCCATTCCACATACTGTGGCCCGCAATATCGCGGGCTGTGCGAGGCATTAATTGCATGAGCCCAGTGGCTCCCATGCGACTTCGAGCACGCGAACGAAATCTTGACTCCTGACGCATCAACGCAAAGATCAGAGCGTTATCTATAAGGAAACCATTTGCCGGCTTCCAAGCAGGCAATGGATATAAGGCACTATCGAACGGTTTGCCATCTTCATCAATGAATGTGTGCCCTAGGCGATAGGAAAGTTGAGGAAGCTTGCCTCGAATTGCAATATTTAAAAGTATACGAGTGTTTTTTTTGGATTCTCGAAGCGCAACAAATTGCATCTCAGCTTCAGCTCGTACCCATTGATTGAGCTGAATTAGAGCTAGAGCTCGTCTGAGGCGAGGGTGATGTTTCATTGCATCGACATCTTGCGCCTTTAGTGGAGGTATATGCCAATTAAGTGTTGGGGCGGCGCCGAGCAGGTGGCATGCCAGCATTCCATAAAAAGTACGAGGTTTCTGAGCCGCGATACTAAGGTACTGATTGACTTGACTTGGCTGTGCGGCTCTCAAGTAAGCACGTGCTGCCCAAAAAGCTGCAGCTGTTTTAAGAGGTGTTATTATCGTTCTGTCTTTAGACACTTTTGAAAAGTAGATAGCAGATTTTTCAAAGTTACCTAAGCGCCAACTTGCTAAGCCTGCCCACCAATTTGCGTCTTCATTACCAATAACCATCCGTTTTGCAGCACGGTCAGCGAGAGTCACTGCCAGTTTGTCTCTTTTTTCATGGTAATAACCTCTTGCCAATGCCGCGTAGGCTTTAGCAAGCCCACGACTTCCTAAAACTTTAGAATTCCTTCTGGATTTAAGAAGGGCGTGGGCATTCCTCGTCTTACGTTTTGCAATTAACCCATTTAAACGGCGCAGGAACCGGCGAGTTTCCCTCGAGCTATTATTTGATATTTTGCGTTTTTGAGGTGCTCCATGGCTAAAAATAATTTCTTCAGACAAAACACCTTGTACCTTTGGTAACTTAGGTAGAGGTACTATCGTATGCTTCGTGGGCCTTCGTTTCTTTGCTAATCGATAGATTCGTATTGCCCCAGGCCGATCGGAAAATTTTTCAAGCCAAGATTTCAGTTCATGGAATAGAGCTCTGTGTTTTGTTGGATGCATATAACGTTGAAACAATACGTGGCTTTCCAGAGATTTGTCATTAATCTTTTCAAAGAACTTAGTGGCTTGAGCCCATTTTCCAACTTGTTGAAGTGCAAAAACTCTCTGATAGAGGTGAGCGTCTCTCACTGAAAGCACATTGGGTAAGCTGGTTGCCGAATTATCTCTCAGGTCAGCGGCTGTTGCTATACCAATCAGTGCAAAATTTAGAAACACAAATACAACGAGGCCTTTTCGTATGTATCCAATATCCATTTAAAAAATACGGTCGGGCCCGCCGACTGCTCCTTTGTTGAGTCAACCGGACATATCAAATTAGCAATGTTCTAGCAATTTTGTTTTAACTGCGCGGAAGTCCCGCCAAGCCTGTCGTTTTTGGTTAGGTTGACGCAACAAAAATGAGGGATGAAACGTTGGCATGCATGGGATTTCATGGTTCACATTCGCAAGTTGAATATTTGACCACTTTCCACGTAACCGCATTATGCCTTCCTGGGTGTTTAAAATAGTCTTGGCAGCAATTCCACCCAACAAAATAATGACCTTTGGATTTTTCAACTCGATGTGACGCCAAACAAACGGTAGGCATGCTGCGATTTCAGATTTTGTAGGATTGCGGTTGCCGGGGGGGCGCCAGAAAAGTATATTCGTGATGTAACAATCATTAGATCTATCTAGATCAATGCTATGCAGTATTTTATCAAGAAGAATTCCGCTTGCACCAACGAAAGGGCGGCCGCACTTATCTTCTTCAACTCCGGGAGCTTCTCCGATTATCATCAAATCCGCAGCTGGATTGCCGTCTGAAAACACGGTGGTTGTAGCTGTGAACTTTAGTGCACACCCTTCAAATCTCTCAACTACAGCTCTCAGTTTTTCGATGTCTGTGGCAGCCGATGCTCCTGTGGCGGCGTCATGCGCTCCCTCAGCGGGAGCCATCTGGTTTTTGCCAACCGGTGCAGGACGCGACACTAACCCATTTGCCGGCTGAACTATTCGCGTTGCGGTGTCTTTAATTTTTGGTCTATTATTCTGATTTGTGTTTACAAAACGATCGATTGGCGTTTTTGAAGTTAATTCATCAGCTCCCATTTCAATCAGCCATTTAAGGGCTTGGGTAGCGTAGAGTTTTGAGCGGTCAGTATAGCTTACCATCTTGTCGGAGGCCCCCTCTGTAACTATGTAGTGTAGTATACCGATTTGCTATAAAGAGATAACGTAAAAGAATAAATCTGTGATATCCGGAAGGGGCACATGGAACGTGATTCGATGGAATATGATGTGGTTATTGTTGGCGGAGGGCCGGCAGGCCTTTCTGCTGCAATCCGACTTAAGCAGCTATGTGTTGAGAATGGCGCGGAAATAAGCGTTTGCGTATTGGAAAAAGGGTCAGAAGTTGGCGCACACATCCTGTCAGGTGCAGTTTTGGAACCTCGGGCTTTAAACGAGCTTTTTTCTGACTGGAGGGACATGGGCGCTCCACTCAACACACCAGTTACTGATGAAAAGTTTATGTTACTTAACGAATCATCAGCGTTTAATATCCCCACTTTCTTGTTGCCCCCGGCAATGCACAATAAGGGTAACTATATAGTCAGTTTGGCAAACTTTTGCCGGTGGCTCGGAGAGCAGGCTGAAGCGCTGGGCGTGGAAATCTATCCTGGCTTCGCTGCATCAGAAATTCTTTATGGCGACGATGGTGCTGTGCGTGGTGTTGCTACCGGTGACATGGGCGTGTCAAAGACAGGCGAAAAGAGCGATATGTTTCAGTCTGGGATCGAACTTCACGCAAAATATACGTTCTTCGCCGAGGGATGTCGTGGTCATCTAGGAAAAATTTTGATGGAACGGTTTGGGCTTCGTGCTGGCGTCGAACCACAGACTTATGGTATCGGGCTGAAAGAGCTATGGGAAATTGATCCAGACAAGCATCAAGAAGGCCTCATCTTGCATAGTGCTGGTTGGCCCCTGAAGAGCGATACGTATGGCGGATCATTTTTATATCACCTCGAAAACAATCAGGTGTCTGTTGGTTACGTAGTAGGGTTGGATTATTCAAACCCATATCTTTCCCCTTACGAAGAATTCCAGCGTTTTAAAACACACCCAAAAATCAGACCGTTCTTTGAAAATGGTCGAAGAGTGGCTTACGGGGCACGGGCCATAAACGAGGGCGGCCTCCAATCGTTGCCGAAATTAGTATTCCCCGGAGGGGTTCTTGTTGGTTGTGAAGCCGGGACCGTAAACATGCCCAAAATTAAAGGCAGTCACACCGCCATGAAAACGGGTATGTTAGCGGCTGAGGCAGCCTTTGACGCGTTAACCGGTGGGAATGCTCCTGCCGAACTACTTGCGTATGCAGATGCGTTCGAGAAAAGTTGGGTATATGATGAGCTTAAACAAGCGCGTAATGTTCGTCCTGCTTTTAAATGGGGTCTCTGGGCCGCCACACTTTACACTGGTATAGACCAAATTCTTCTCCGTGGCAGGGCTCCTTGGACACTAAGCCATGCTCATGCCGACCACGAGAGTTTAGAGAAGGCTGCTGATTGTGTCCCGATCAATTATCCAAAACCTGATGGTGTTATTACTTTTGACCGTTTAACAAACGTATCTTTCTCAGGTACCAACCACGAGGAAGATCAGCCAGTACATTTGACTTTAAAGGATCCAGATGTGCCGATTAATCACAACCTTGCAACTTATGATTCTCCAGAACAACGCTATTGCCCAGCCGGTGTATATGAAATTATCCCGGGCGATGGTGACGCTGCTCCCAGGCTACAAATCAACGCACAAAATTGTGTTCACTGTAAGACCTGTGATATTAAGGATCCGACCCAAAATATAAATTGGGTTACACCACAAGGTGGAGAGGGGCCCAACTACCCCAATATGTAGAAAGTAGTGTTCGGCGGTTGTGTGTCGTTGTCTACGACATCCGCCACATTGTGTTGAATTTGACGTAAATTAGTTTGTGGCGGTGGTGCCACGTCCTTTGGATCTGTGTTTAAAATCTTTATTGGATAAATTCATGACAAGATCAGTTGCGAAGGTATTTCTCGGACTTACGTCAATCGCAGTGGTTATTAGTGTGTTGGCTTATTTACTGCTATTAACCGACAAGAAATCCGGGAAAATTATTACGAAATCAGAAGTTATTACCCCCCCGTCATTGGCCATTGAAAAACCCTCGATTTTTGGCAGGTTCTTAGCTGGGCGGTTTGCCGAACGACGCAGTGATTTGAAGCATGCCGCACTATTAATGGAAGAAGTACAACAAGAGGAGCCCAAAAATGAGTTGTTCTTGAGTCGAGCATTTGTGCTGGCTGTGAGTGCCGGATTTAATAATAAAGCACTAGAGTTTGCTCGACAGATGGAGGGAAGATCTGGTTATGATTCAACTGCTCGGATTGTTCAAATCGCTTTTGATTTTAGAAAGAAAAACTATTCTGCAGCGTTGGGCAGGTTAAAGAATGCTGAGACTAGTGGTTTGGGCCTTTATGTCGTGCCGCTGGCAAGAGCTTGGAGCCTAGCGGGCCAAAAAAAATTTTTTGAGGCCAGAAATGCCCTCGCTGTAATGGCACAGGAAAAAGGATCAAACTCGATATATCGGTTGAATATGGGTTTAATTTATTACCTGGCGGGCGATCTTGATGCAGCTTATGAACAGCTTATAAAAGTCAATAACGATGGGAATTTTTTGACTGCGCCAGTCCGTGTCCAGCGGATTGTAATTCCAATACTCCAAAAACTAGGTAAAAGAAAAGAGGCATTAGAAATTATTGATGGGCAACGGGAGTCGGATGTTGATGACGTTATCTTTTCAGGTTTACGCGAGAATATAGAGAGTGGAAAACTTGTTGCATCTCTAGTGGAGACGCCCGCACAAGGATTAGCGGAGGGTTTATTCAGTTTGGCTAGTGCGTTGCCACGTGACCGAGCCAGCAATATGATTTTACTCTACACGCGGCTTGCCTGCATGTTTAAGCCGCATTTTCCGCTTGCGGAAATTTTGATAGGTGACATTTTAATGTCACGACAGCGGTTTAAAGATGCAGTTGAAAGTTATAGCAAAGTGGCTTCTGCGTCAGGTTATTCATGGACTGCGCAGCTGCGGACTGCTGACGCATTGTATGAGGACGGACGCTTGAATGAGGCACAGGTGCTTCTTGAGAAAATGGGAAACCTCCGGCCACGTAGGTTAGATGCATTACTTCGACTTGGTAACTTCTTTCGATTTAAGGAACGCTATTTAGAAGCTGTCGAAGTCTACGATCGCATGTTTGCTCGATTAGAAGCGCCAAAGAAGGAAGATTGGAACCTGTTTTATGCACGAGGTATTGCGCTAGAACGATCAAAAAATTGGGAAAGGGCCGAAAAAGACTTTCTGAAGGCGTTAGAATTAAATCCTAATCAACCGTACGTTCAAAACTATCTAGGTTATTCATGGGTGGAGAAACGGAAAAATCTAACACGAGCGAGACAATTGATAGAGAACGCCGTTGCTCAACGGCGCAATGACGGTTACATTGTCGATTCTATGGGCTGGGTTCTTTATCGGCTCGGAGAATTCGATAAAGCGGTACCGCATCTCGAACGAGCTGTACAAATAAGGCCACATGACCCGATTATTAACAATCATTTAGGCGATGCATACTGGCGTGTTGGGCGCAAGCAAGAGGCCCAATTTCAGTGGCGGCGGGCTCTCAGCTTTAAACCGGAAAAGGAGGAACGTGAGGAAATCGTCATAAAAATTCAAACTGGTCTCGGTAAACCAGAAATATTAGGAAATAGTAAATGACCGCCCGCGCAGACGATGCGATACGAGTATATGCCCGAGCAAAAATAAATTTATACCTTCATGTCTTAAACCGACGTGAGGATGGCTATCATGAATTAGATAGCCTTTTCGTTTTTGGAGATTTAGCGGACGTGATTGCGGTTACTCCCGCACGTTCATTGAGTTTGGAAATACTGGGCCCATTTGCTGGAAAATTGTCAGCTGAAGAAGATAATTCCGTGCTCCGGGCAGCCCGTCTGCTCGCAGATGCCGTGCAAATAGAGCCGCAGACAAAAATTACATTAACGAAGAATTTGCCAATTGCTGCGGGTCTTGGTGGAGGCTCTGCCGATGCTGCGGCAGTACTTCGGGCCTTGGCAGAACTTTGGAGAATTTCGCCCTCAGCGGTCGATCTCACGCTACTGGGATTAGGTATTGGATCAGATGTGCCAGCTTGCCTTCTTAGCGAGCCTTGCTACGTAGGCGGCATTGGCGAGCAGATAGAACCGGTTCCTTGTCTGCCGGCCTTGCCCTTATTATTAGTAAATCCAGGGTTAGAATTGGCAACGAGCTCTGTTTTTAGAACTTTTGGTACAAAATTTTCAGAAACTGCGCGGTTTCCAGAAGTTCCATCCACAATCCCTGATTTGGTAAGTCTTCTTCAAACTCGACACAATGACCTTCAGCGGCCAGCGATTGAAAAATGTTCAATGATTGCCGAGATTTTAC
Above is a genomic segment from Pseudomonadota bacterium containing:
- the moaB gene encoding molybdenum cofactor biosynthesis protein B, whose product is MNNKNSITSVNIAILTVSDTRKKKDDRSGDLLEQRITEAGHNLLFRDIVEDDVEKIVTKLALWINETDVDVIITTGGTGITGRDVTPEAVGRIWDKEIPGFGELFRWISYQKIATSTIQSRACAGVANGTYIFSLPGSPNACRDGWDEILMYQLDSRHSPCNFVELMPRLKEH
- a CDS encoding lytic transglycosylase domain-containing protein; its protein translation is MDIGYIRKGLVVFVFLNFALIGIATAADLRDNSATSLPNVLSVRDAHLYQRVFALQQVGKWAQATKFFEKINDKSLESHVLFQRYMHPTKHRALFHELKSWLEKFSDRPGAIRIYRLAKKRRPTKHTIVPLPKLPKVQGVLSEEIIFSHGAPQKRKISNNSSRETRRFLRRLNGLIAKRKTRNAHALLKSRRNSKVLGSRGLAKAYAALARGYYHEKRDKLAVTLADRAAKRMVIGNEDANWWAGLASWRLGNFEKSAIYFSKVSKDRTIITPLKTAAAFWAARAYLRAAQPSQVNQYLSIAAQKPRTFYGMLACHLLGAAPTLNWHIPPLKAQDVDAMKHHPRLRRALALIQLNQWVRAEAEMQFVALRESKKNTRILLNIAIRGKLPQLSYRLGHTFIDEDGKPFDSALYPLPAWKPANGFLIDNALIFALMRQESRFRSRARSRMGATGLMQLMPRTARDIAGHSMWNGRRSSLSDPVLNITLGQKYLRRLIRNDFIGKNLFYLIAAYNSGPGNLSHWQKEIDYQSDPLLFIESIPARETRTFVERVLANYWIYREHLKQKAPSLNALASGKWPTYIALDKNAKENTRHEQ
- a CDS encoding uracil-DNA glycosylase, whose protein sequence is MVSYTDRSKLYATQALKWLIEMGADELTSKTPIDRFVNTNQNNRPKIKDTATRIVQPANGLVSRPAPVGKNQMAPAEGAHDAATGASAATDIEKLRAVVERFEGCALKFTATTTVFSDGNPAADLMIIGEAPGVEEDKCGRPFVGASGILLDKILHSIDLDRSNDCYITNILFWRPPGNRNPTKSEIAACLPFVWRHIELKNPKVIILLGGIAAKTILNTQEGIMRLRGKWSNIQLANVNHEIPCMPTFHPSFLLRQPNQKRQAWRDFRAVKTKLLEHC
- a CDS encoding electron transfer flavoprotein-ubiquinone oxidoreductase, which gives rise to MERDSMEYDVVIVGGGPAGLSAAIRLKQLCVENGAEISVCVLEKGSEVGAHILSGAVLEPRALNELFSDWRDMGAPLNTPVTDEKFMLLNESSAFNIPTFLLPPAMHNKGNYIVSLANFCRWLGEQAEALGVEIYPGFAASEILYGDDGAVRGVATGDMGVSKTGEKSDMFQSGIELHAKYTFFAEGCRGHLGKILMERFGLRAGVEPQTYGIGLKELWEIDPDKHQEGLILHSAGWPLKSDTYGGSFLYHLENNQVSVGYVVGLDYSNPYLSPYEEFQRFKTHPKIRPFFENGRRVAYGARAINEGGLQSLPKLVFPGGVLVGCEAGTVNMPKIKGSHTAMKTGMLAAEAAFDALTGGNAPAELLAYADAFEKSWVYDELKQARNVRPAFKWGLWAATLYTGIDQILLRGRAPWTLSHAHADHESLEKAADCVPINYPKPDGVITFDRLTNVSFSGTNHEEDQPVHLTLKDPDVPINHNLATYDSPEQRYCPAGVYEIIPGDGDAAPRLQINAQNCVHCKTCDIKDPTQNINWVTPQGGEGPNYPNM
- a CDS encoding tetratricopeptide repeat protein, translated to MTRSVAKVFLGLTSIAVVISVLAYLLLLTDKKSGKIITKSEVITPPSLAIEKPSIFGRFLAGRFAERRSDLKHAALLMEEVQQEEPKNELFLSRAFVLAVSAGFNNKALEFARQMEGRSGYDSTARIVQIAFDFRKKNYSAALGRLKNAETSGLGLYVVPLARAWSLAGQKKFFEARNALAVMAQEKGSNSIYRLNMGLIYYLAGDLDAAYEQLIKVNNDGNFLTAPVRVQRIVIPILQKLGKRKEALEIIDGQRESDVDDVIFSGLRENIESGKLVASLVETPAQGLAEGLFSLASALPRDRASNMILLYTRLACMFKPHFPLAEILIGDILMSRQRFKDAVESYSKVASASGYSWTAQLRTADALYEDGRLNEAQVLLEKMGNLRPRRLDALLRLGNFFRFKERYLEAVEVYDRMFARLEAPKKEDWNLFYARGIALERSKNWERAEKDFLKALELNPNQPYVQNYLGYSWVEKRKNLTRARQLIENAVAQRRNDGYIVDSMGWVLYRLGEFDKAVPHLERAVQIRPHDPIINNHLGDAYWRVGRKQEAQFQWRRALSFKPEKEEREEIVIKIQTGLGKPEILGNSK
- a CDS encoding 4-(cytidine 5'-diphospho)-2-C-methyl-D-erythritol kinase; amino-acid sequence: MTARADDAIRVYARAKINLYLHVLNRREDGYHELDSLFVFGDLADVIAVTPARSLSLEILGPFAGKLSAEEDNSVLRAARLLADAVQIEPQTKITLTKNLPIAAGLGGGSADAAAVLRALAELWRISPSAVDLTLLGLGIGSDVPACLLSEPCYVGGIGEQIEPVPCLPALPLLLVNPGLELATSSVFRTFGTKFSETARFPEVPSTIPDLVSLLQTRHNDLQRPAIEKCSMIAEILHVINETEGCLLARLSGSGATCFGIYENIVEAKQAAALLKKRGWWAEATITAKAERPWENL